The Pyrus communis chromosome 5, drPyrComm1.1, whole genome shotgun sequence region GATGTCCGGATGATATTGGCCGGAAAATGGAGGGTTTTGGACGTTGATATTCCCGGGAAATCCATCGGTGTGACACTGACACAGATTTTCCCGGGAAAGTAACGGGTTTTGAAGTTGGATCGTGGATTCCTAGATATAGAAATGGATAGTTTAACAATCTGAAATGGGCTATAAAGCCCATTACATCGGCCCAATAATTCCCAATCCTTCTTTATTAGTTAAGTTGATATCCAAAAGGCCCAgtttaccttttttattttttaacttcaaACAATGTGTTTTATTTTCTGTAATTTTTATTATCTAAATCAATACAGTCAAGTGTGTAGCTTCTTTTCACTGTAAATTTTTCtcgaattaaaaaataatcactaattaaaacaaaaggaaaatattgTTACAAGACAACGGTATTCATTATTATTTATCTTCGCTTTGtaagtgaaattttttaaattcaactCTCATAAATAATGAGTGCAATACCATATGTGGTGTTCTAGTTGTGTGGCATAGTGACTTAGCTCAAATACCTTATCGCCTAATAAATTatcattgtataaaaaataaaaataaacactaTTGCATTACGAGCACCAAATTATTTTTACCTCCACACACGCACCCGATTTATTAAAATGGACAGAACAAAATACTAATTTTATAATGATATTACTCAATTTAGCAtgctattattattattattattattactctctttttttttttttgtgaaaacttTCGGCTTGTTAATTTGATTGAGCAATAACACCACCACTCGTGGCAAAAGCTTTTAGTGAATTCATTACTCTGGGCCTGAGGCTGTGAGGCAGTAGGAGACCAACTGACCAACGTGGTCCCAATTCCAAAGGCCCCCAACCTAAATTTGCTTGTCAAATCCAACGTGGTCCCAATTCCAAAGGCCCCCAACCTAAATTTGCTTGTCAATTTATTTGGTCCCACGGTGGTGAATTTCCGCCGACCTTGACCACATCAAACCAAATATTTGAAattatgattttcttttttatttttaagtaaaaggttttaaatttgatttcgttaaaaatgaatttaaatcatattattgtgaTTAGTTCagttaaaaatgaatttaaatcatattattatggTTAGTTCAGTGTAAAATTTAGtccaaataatattaaaaaaaaaaagataaaagaataTTAACCAACAAAATGAAAACTTTTCAAACAATCACTAGTCATATAAAGTCAGATGCGTAACAAGATACTTTTACCTAATGGATAACTCTAATTTCCTACTGgtaaaagaaggaaaaggacttGCACCAAAGATATTATGGTATTCCAAACCATGCACTCATAAGCTGATTACGCTTAATTAACGCTCGTTTTGTAAGTATTTTTAAATggctgaaagtgtttttagaaaaaatgtttttgagtttcaaaagtaCTTGAAGTGTTTCTTGCTAGAAATACTAGTTTTGAGTTTCTTGTTGGAaatacttcaagtgcttttccaaaattaacttgcatttttactaaaatttgattccaaaaatattttatctaaaaacgATTTTTGTCGTTTAAAAGCACTTGTCAAACGAGTTATTCGAATAGTTTGGATAATCCAAGCCCAATCTAAATCAATTGTGAGTTAATTTGAACTTAAGTATAGAAATAGAACACATCGTTCTAGTTAACTCAGCTAAATATACGTCTATTATGCTAAACTTAAATTGAGTTTGCGTCAACTTAATCAAGTTACTCACATATCATAAAAagcaaattaaataattagatTGGAGTTGGATTCACGTCTCAACCAGCCGTCCGACAAAAATTACATCCTTTGTATgaattcgtttttttttttaacaacaaaTAGTTTCTCCCTCGATTGGAAGGCAACTGTATATATTAATCCAATTGTATTCAAATTATTGGAGTCTTACATCATCATTTGTGACACAAAACGCACGAGACTCCACACGTCGAGCAATGGCATGACCAAACAAAATGGACAAAACGCGGTAGCTTCATGACGCAACAGCACACACACAATATGAATTAGGTTAACTATATGCATGGTTGAGTTGAGTCAGCATCACGAAACCTAGAGTTTGGAGTATGACCTCTATACAATACGTGGCCTCAAAATATTGGATGTATATCTGAGTAACTATAGTTACTATACTTTATTTCATGTCACAAACTTTTGCATAATTGAATGGGAAGAGTTCCGGTCAAAATCGtatatcattaaaatttgatcaaacggttataattattataatttttagaagaGTTCTCTATTTGtagtcgtttgatcaaatttcaacgatctgaatCATTTGATTCTAAACctttgatggaagagatccggatCTCTTCCCCCATTGAATCACACATAAACCCTATTTATTCGAAAAGGACgtgattaaaattcaaaattgttcAAACTCAATCacactttgattttatttattctaaGCGATATTACTTACTCGAAATTAGAACAAATTGAGAGAAGTAGTTTAAATTGAAACACAATAAAgttggaaaaaaataatatcataTCTACTTGATATGAACACGACTCAttcttattttttctttgaaattatatatatatatatatatatatatacttttttctGTTTATTAGTTAGAGATGTCCGTTTTGCGTCGCAAACCTTGACGCAACGAAAAAATTGCTCGTTTGTGATCAAAGGCCATGGGTTCGAGTTGTAGAAACAGCGCTGTATAAGATAGACATTCATCTCCCGACTCTCAAAAAGTAGAGAGTTTTATTGACTTGAGGTCGCCTTTTTTTATCAGTTGAAGATATTCCTGTGAGATTATTTTATGGAGGAGTATTGAATGTATTATTACAAGCTTTCTACGCGTGGGATGCATGTCCAATTTTCTACAAAAGCATACCTACCAAACACAAGCTCCTCCATCCTTCATTGATCTTTAACCAACATAAACCAAACCTAAATCTTGACCTTTTCGGGTGTCAATCTAGCTACTTAACGGATAAATAGGTTTTAGATTACTCATTAGAAAAATAGAAGTGGCCTCCAACTAAAATCAATTTGATGgcttagaagaagaaaaagttccAATCAATTTTCCTAGTTAGTGAAAACATGATTACTTACGTTTACTGTGGAGCAACTAGCTAGTTTGCAAGATGTTTATGTCGTATCTGACTAGATATATTATCAATAAAACTCCCTTCGTACTGGTGAGAtttaaaaaacctaaaaactAGCTCGCAATATGCATGATGAGGCCTAACTCACAGTAATTCCTTGTAAGTTGTATATATATGAACGAACGTCTAAATCTAAAGTTAAGCTCTTCCCCAAAATGTTTCATGCATAAAACGTATAAATTAAATTCGAAGCAGTCCTTCCAAATATTCTCCTAATTTGCACATACAATTGTAAGTTTTGTACGAGTTTGTTCGACAATAAATGTAACACTCATAAATAAACGAATGTTTTAAGATGATAGCTTCGAACTCTCTATctctttaataataatattttttaaacaaaattaataaatggtCTAAAGATAAGTCTTCCCTCAGTCCTCATCGCATTTCATGCACAGTTAGAagtaacatttttaaaaacgtCGGCGAAAGTGATAGCATATTTGATCATGGATGTGATAATCCATGAACTAACTTAACCTTTTGACCTATAAAATTGTAATCAAAAGGGCATCAGGCTAAATTTGACCTCAGGACAGCAGGTAATATGTAGTTTCAGGGCGGACTAAATTTAACCacataaagtaataaaatatgaagagaaataaaacaCAATCATGCACCTttggacataaaaaaaaaaatttaaccctAGCAtagtatttaaaatattaattttttaaagacTAAAACGTAGTCAATGACCATAGGATTGCTACTTAGCACTACAGCGTaataatattcctcttcatttgtaagtgagagattttaggttcaattttcgccaaagacgaatttaaaccatattattgctagcttattgtgagacTTAACCTACCCCTCTTTCTTAacgtaaataatattgtttgttccaaaaattaaaaaaaacatagtcAAGGACTACTTTTACACTCTATGACCTTACGTGGCGTTAGAAAatgcaaccttcactactcatttAAATATTAAGTTGTGTACAACGAAAAAATGGTGGTCCAACGTCATGGTACGTAAGTGGAGCAAAATACACAAATGCCTTCTTTCTTCATTGCAAAATATACACTCAGCAGATTGGCAAAACATACAAAGATATGCAAGTAGGCTGGCTGAGCCATGCATGTAACACAGTATTGATCACAAAAACACATTTAATTTAtctctatcattttttttacacTGAAAATTTCGATCTAGTTATAAGCCCTTGTATGCTTTGATTCTCCTATCGATCTCCTTTTCCAACTCTTCTAGTCCTCCCACTTCTTCGAGTTCCTACAACCGCAAATTACACAGTATATAAAAAACAGACTTGAAATTAGTCAAGTTGTCAAaatcaatttgtttctccaTCTGTACTCAAGTTtcgatattaaaaaaaatattttcaagtcAGGGACAAAGTTGATGACTAACCTTAGGTCCAAGAAACAAACCATATGGAACACCCTCGAACTTCTCCGAGTGGTGGAGCTGAGGGTCCAGAACAtccaaatcaaaacaaaatcttGACAGTTACATTCAGTTTAACAGAAATTCATACTTAAATGCCTAAtcattttattaatcaataattatgGGCGCAAATTAATATGATAAGTATTATTTCATAGTGTGCGTTTATGTATGggggagaggatcctctccggatctatTTTGtagggatcctcacatcctaACTGATTGCATCATACaatcaattttcgttaggtactatttatgtttaattttaaataaaaaaatcaaataatttataaccgtaTAATGTACGATAAATAACTAAAATATGAAAATCCTAAAAATCTCCACAATTTGGATCCGAATGAGATCCAAATCCGTATGGGGTATAGTTCACCTGATGAGCTGCAGCAACCTTTCGCAAATAGGGCACGTCGGCTATTGGCCCCACCGGGAATCTTTTATGCACTAGGCCATCGTGGACAAACATATACGCCATCCCAAATACCGTAATTCCAAGGCCCTGTCGTTTCAAGTCAATATATTAACAGCAGAAAttagattaattaatttaattaattatgattaaagttagaaattattattggcacttcaaaattcacattttatattctaaattttctatatttaaaaagaaaaatatatttaaaatgagatttttaaagtgttaataacaCTTCTCTTAAGATCGTTAATAGAACAGTAAACACATGTATTCATAAAGATGGAAGGAAGTGGGAGACTTACAGCACCAAAACAAAGGCCAGGAACAAGGCCTTTGTGGAAGAAACCATAACTGAGAAGGGCTATTGCCGGAACGGCGTTGATTATCGCAAACACGTCGTTAAGCTCGAACGGACCTTCTCTGGGTCGGTGGTGCGACTGCATTGAAGTTCATCGCGTAGTTTAAATTAGTTTAAAGTAGAATGTCGCTCGTATTAAAAACATATTCGTATCAACCATATCAAACACTGTCTGGTTGCTAAGAGGGAATTATTGGATCATCTTTCTCCGATGAAGAGGCGAAACATAATCAAATTGAATTTGCGACAGGTATTTGAAATCTTAGTAGAAGACTGGATTTGTTATTGCATGTTTGCTTctcgaaaacaaaagaaaatagcaaAAATTCAATCTTTTGGGTTCCTAAGAAGTGAAAAGAAGCCAAATTTGAAGGTACAAACCTCGTGCATATGCCATAAGGAAGCGTGCCAAAGAGCTTTATGTGCCCATCTTGCCCAAAACTCCATTCCCACCTAGAAACATACAAAACCAAATTCAACTTAGCATTTTCCCCAATTGAGAAGTTGTCTTAGGACTACTTATGAATGAAGCACTTCTGCTTATAAGCGTTTCTGATATAACTGTATTATTTTTATCGGAAATCTAAATGATTCCTTGAGGACGCTTGAAAGTGCTTCTATAGAAAGCGCTTGCATGAACCAGAAGCAGTTTAAACTCTTGCTTGTAGCATAGAATATTGCTTTTGGTAAAAAAGAAGCGGTGAGTGAACTTACAGCAGCACCAACAGATAGAGCAAATGTACCCAGCATTTCAGACAATGGCACAGTCCCACCctatgaacaaaataaaatatataaaaaataataataatctatGATTTTTTGTGGGATTTATAATTTTGAGAGCAGAGACAAATTTTAAAACttggaaatttaaaaatttaccTCCATTTGCCAGTAAAATCTGTAGTAAACAGCCATGACAGCCATGGAAGTAATCCCTAAGCTGGACATCACGGCAGCGACAAGATACGCGAACCTCTCCGATTTCTTCCTCGACAGCCTCTCCGCCACGCGAACCGACGGAATTACAATTGGGATCTGAGAATCGGCGGCTTCCGGGGATTTTCCGGCGGAATTGTCGAGGTTGGTTATCTGTTTTTGGTCCTCCATCACTACATAGACGGTGAAACAGAGTTTCCGGCGAGCCCTGTGGCGTGCTGACTTCTGGTGGCGGAGATTTGGGAAGAAGACGGTGGTGCGGTTGGGTTTTGGGAGGTGGTAGGAGGAGGAGTGGATTAGGCGGAAGGGGGTGGGGGTTGTGACGGCGAAGAGTCCGACCGCCATGGAAGTATACTTGTTGGTGGTGAGGTTGAGCgttgagatagagagagagttgaAGGTGGGTGGAAATGGAGTCAGGGGAGACCACAAGTTTCTGTCCCTCAAAACTTACAATACGCAACCAAAACGTCTTTAAATACTAGTCgaatgaagagatttttcaatataatcGACACACGAAATGGTAAATaacgtgttattatataaataatgagatataagtgttaaaaagtaaataatttaaaaagtaaaattttccaccacttacataaaaacacataatgTATCATCCATATTTCCATCGCaatataaaatttctcactcaATGGACAAAAGTCACAAAAACTTTTAAAGAAATGATGCCAGTCGGGCAAATTACTGCAAACCATTCACGTGGccaaaattagtcaatttagTTTTCGAGATTAGCGTGATTACGATCTGATGTATGAAGTGTTGTAATATAAGTGATTAGATATTAAACAATTAAACGTACCTCTAATTATGTCATAATATTTGGTATGCCATACTGTTTTCTCAATggactaaaaaatttctcatttagTAGGTAGTGAACGAGAGAAAAAGAGGAGTGTAAAATCTTACTAGTTAATGagtgattttatttttgtaatgaATGAGGTAGTATTTTCTccaatttattataattttcaaAATAGAAATCTGAACTgaagttttattacttttttaaaCACTACTTTAATTAGCTGACATAACTCACATATAAAATTAGcaaaacacatgaaatataAAAGGGAAACAAACGGTTTGAATATGGCATGCCACTTTGGTAATTTAGTGTGAACAAGAAGGGTGAGAATTAGAAAAGTGGGGATGCAAAAGAATGACATTTGTTAGGCAAGAGAAAAAAACTAACATAAAACAAATTTATCAGATCACGTCTCAATCTAATAAGATATTATTAAGCGTAAAATGATTATGCGCATAACAATACATTAATAGCTAAAAAAATACACCATAAAAATTAATCCGTTATATAAATTATTCTCCCTTCTCCGGGCAAGGTCTAAGAAATGTGAGGCTGATGGGCCACCGAAGGATTGCGAAGAAGAAGACAGCGAATCACAACAACATGTTGATACAAAACGACACCGGGTTGGCCCTTTTTGGGGTTCCAGTTTGCTATCTGTTTGGATAATGCCACGTAGCAGTTTGCGTATTCACACACTAACGGATCGAGCACATTTCGGGATTTTAATTGGCGGGGAATGTTGGGCTCGACGGGTAGGTAGGTACCGTGGCAAATTCCTAGTAGTCGAAGACCGACACGTGGACAATCTGCTGATAACGGGAGTCAATGgtcattaatttgttttgtcCATAATTACGaggaagcaaaaaaaaaaaaaaaaacgtgcaTGCATTAATTTCTGGCTGAAAAGGATACTTTTGGAAGGCCCGTTAAGCCCAATGGGCCTCGCCAGAGAGGGAGGAAAATAGGGAGTGATGTTAACCGGGTCTTCAACTTTATGGTTTGCAAGTCGGGTTTATTTGCCCCGGTTTTAACTTGAATTAAAGCTTTCATTTCGCCCGTCCATTTTAATCTGACAGTTCTTATTATATCTCttttctactaattaataaaacactaattatcaatcaaaattctatgaaattaccagtttaaccctctaattaaagcagaaaatgaataagaaatgtgaggtagaaatgtaatttcacacaatcaaattttgctattttttttaaaacctcatctacatgtaatcctaatatatctctaattaaaatatatatatataaaaaaaaaaaaaaaaaaaaaaaaaacttctcagTCCCACATTTTCTattactctcttcctctctccttctatttcaaaaacaaaaataaaaaaattttccACACATTTTATGTAAGTCCATACGCTAGTgtgtatataatataatataaaatgtgTAATTAGTGATGTGcgttagagaaattttttaaccCCATCGAATTGAGCCCAAAGGCCCAAAGAGCTTCAACTTTGGCACTGTATCTCACTTCTCTTTAGATTAGCTGCTTCCAAGGTTTTAAAAGGTTAGTGGCTTGCAAAGGCTTAGCGTCCAGACGTTTAtgctattttttaattttcattgaaattaacaaatgatatataaataagtatgtaattaaatttttttttttaaaagtacataattgtattgagatacataaattataaaataaattgacatatattataaagtattagcACATATTAAAACATGAGAAACTAGTACATAATATATGAttatccaagtattcaacaagtttcttacaatttattgaaaataaaaatgcaaattgaaagttatcgattttttgtctaagtgagagttACAACCTAGCAAATTAAGTATAGGcctcatttcttaattttcaaacacctacAATTAATCGAGACGATAATTAATCGTCTAGCAACTAGCCATGACTTAAACGACGCTAAGCAAAAACGTGACCTAAATGGAACTAAGCGGAAATTTTTGAAACGGTGATTGCTTTTAGCAAGGCCGTTTTCAGAAGCGACCCACTTCCTTGAAAAACAATAAGCGAGTTAAATTCATGTCCCTTATCTGTTTTAACCACTCAATGAACATAGAAGGGCTGTCCTAAAATCATGGCAAAAACCTCTCCACTAATGTCAACAATCTCAAATCATGGCAATTACACCTAATTCACGATTGACTATCTTCTTATTTACTTGACTATTGTAACTGCTAACTGATTATTCTTTTGTTAAATGACTTGTATTCTGTTACTTTGGAACAGTCAAAACTGTATTTAATACTTGTAAATTCGTTTTgtgaaatatataaaatgatatatatttctctttactCTATTTGTACAATACTACAGTATTCTTTGTATTCGATAAAGGATTGAAAGCTCTTTTTGGGGGACTTATAGAGGAGTCTTAGcctctttttggatttttacAGCCATCAATAAGGATTGCCAATAACATGACTTGAGCGCGAAGGGATTCACGAATCAAACCAAGGTAAGATGAAGACACAAGGCACTAAGGCTACAAGACCCATACTTTTAAGGAAAGCTGAACTTTCCTTGCACGTAATGGTTTAATTTGTTCACTTACATGGATTGAATTCCCTTTAAGTCTAGGTATTAATTATGATGAGTTGAATATTTGGCATACCAAATACATACGGTAAATTTTCAAAAGGTGGTTAGTTATTATTTCGTATCCGTCCCTTCGGTCTTCATTCAGATATCTTACCATGTGTAGGAAATCCATTGCACCCCTATAAATAAACTTCCACATCCTTCCTCCTTGCACTACAACATTATTCAACAACTCCTCTTTTTTCAAACGATGGAGACCTCCTCAAAATTCCATGTAAGTTCTCTTGCTTTCCACCACTATTTCAATTacttttttgttaatttgcttgttttctGGGTTCAATATTTAGTGATGTCATTTTtgtttgtcaaattttaaaataacgGGTCAATGATCCAACATCGATATTATTTCTAAATTAACTACCACCAGATGACCCAGTAGTTGGTGATGGATATTAGTCCTGTATTTGACACGGCAGGTCCAGAGTTTTGATTATCACCATTGGTGTGTCACATGATGGTGGTCAAAGAAGATTAAAATGACTTTGTGAGtctaattacaaataaaatacaTGGTTTTGTTGCTAATTACACTGTAGCCttttagaaacaaaaacatttattttatttgtaattttttttttatcaatcttTCCGATATGGGACTTTCAAAATCATTCCcagatgattttttttctttttttaaatatgatattttattttaatctaatcTAAATTATTGGGAGGGGATGATCTAGCCAACGAGGGCTAGTTTGTTCCCGTATGTTTTGCTTAGAAGGCTAATTCCTTTTTTTCTGTTATTATTAACAAATTTATGTCGTTTTAAACAATTACAGGTTGCTTCTGCGATTATT contains the following coding sequences:
- the LOC137734713 gene encoding beta-carotene hydroxylase 2, chloroplastic-like, which produces MAVGLFAVTTPTPFRLIHSSSYHLPKPNRTTVFFPNLRHQKSARHRARRKLCFTVYVVMEDQKQITNLDNSAGKSPEAADSQIPIVIPSVRVAERLSRKKSERFAYLVAAVMSSLGITSMAVMAVYYRFYWQMEGGTVPLSEMLGTFALSVGAAVGMEFWARWAHKALWHASLWHMHESHHRPREGPFELNDVFAIINAVPAIALLSYGFFHKGLVPGLCFGAGLGITVFGMAYMFVHDGLVHKRFPVGPIADVPYLRKVAAAHQLHHSEKFEGVPYGLFLGPKELEEVGGLEELEKEIDRRIKAYKGL